The genomic interval tatatatatatatatatatatagctagaattcactgaaagtcaagtatttcatatatatatatatatgaaatatatatgaaatactcgagttggtgaattctagctgtaaataaccacgcccccgcccccaaacaacccccacccccccaccaccGACCAAGCcccccgacccccccccccccccccccgatattggaggtctcaaggttggcaagtatgttctatTGGTCCCGCtgagacatggcggccgaaatgatatactcatcatgaacggagaagttaaacaggacaatgctgccatctaatggatagccactggaacactgaaattcaagtattttattttttttctatgtaaataaaataaaataaaatatatatatatatatatatatatatatatatagctagaattcactgaaagtcaagtatttcatatatatatatatatatatgaaatatatatgaaatactcgagctggtgaattctagctgtaaataaacacgcccccgcccccaaacaaccccccccccccaacccccgaccaagcccccccccccccgatattggaggtctcaaggttggcaagtatgttctattggtcccgctgagcgctgttttctcctcacctgccaATCAGCATGTTTCTATTCATGCCCGTCTCGCTCGCTCCTCAGTGCTGGAGGATTGACTTGATGTTTGGACCTTGCATGCACGACTGCTTCATCTCCACAGTTTAAttgaattaaaatcatcttacctgctcgtcgtctcctggttcctgcatctcggGGGTCACAAacacggcagccatgcgagtccCTGACAGAATCCTCCAGCCAGACTGTGACCTCGCAAGTACCCCCGTCGGCGACGCTcagccgacgttctggaccgcacaattctCGGAGGACTCGGAAGCCAGGTTTGTACGGTCCCAGCCCACTGCGGGCTCGGACCTTCTCGCTCGctatatgtgtttatgtgtgtgttcatgtgtgtgtttataagtgtgtttatatgtatgtttgaatgtgtgtttacatgtgtacttatatgtgtgttatatgtgtttatatgtgtggttatatgtgtgtttgtatatgtttgtatatgtgtttatatgtgtgtttatacgtgAGTttctatgtatgtttatacatgtgtttatatgtatgtttatatgtatgtttatatgtgtgtttttatgtatgtttaaatgtgtggttatatgtgtgtttatatatgtttgtatgtgtgtttatatgtgcgtTTAtacgtgtgtttatatgtatgtttatacatgtgtttataagtatgtttatatgtatgtttatatgtgtgtttttatgtatgtttatatgtgtgtttatgtgtgtatatgtgtttacatgtgtgtttatatgtaagtttatatgtgtgtatgtgtgtttatatgtatgtttatatgtgtgtttatgtgtgtatatgtgtttacatgtgtgtttatatgtaagtttatatgtaagtttatatgtgtgtatgtgtgtttatatgtatgtttatatgtgtgtttatgtgtgtatatgtgtttacatgtgtgtttatatgtaagtttatatgtaagtttatatgtgtgtttatatgtatgtttatatgtgtttatacgtgtgtttatatgtgtgtttatacatgtgtttatatgtgtgtttatatgtatgtttatatgtgtgtttatacgtgtgtttatatgtatgtttttacatgtgtttatatgtgtgtttatatgtatgtttatatgtgtgtttttatgtatgtttatgtgtgtttatgtgtgtatatgtgtttacatgtgtgtttatatgtaagtttatatgtgtgtttatatgtatgtttatatgtgtgtttatgggtgtgtttatatgtatgtttatacgtgtgtttatatgtatgtttatacatgtgtttatatgtgtgtttataagtatgtttatatgtatgtttatatgtgtgtttttatgtatgtttatatgtgtatttatgtgtgtatatgtgtttacatgtgtgtttatatctaagtttatatgtgtgtatgtgtgtttatatgtatgtttatatgtgtgtttatgggtgtgtttatatgtatgtttatacatgtgtttatatgtgtgtttttatgtatgtttatatgtgtgtttatgtgtatatgtgtttacatgtgtgtttatatgtaagtttaaatgtgtgtatgtgtgtttatatgtatgtttatatgtgtgtttatgggtgtgtttatatgtgtgttttatatgtgtgtttttacgtgtgtttataagtgtgtttatatgtgtgtatgtgtgtttatatgtatgtttatatgtgtgtttataggtgtgtttatatgtatgtttatatgcgtgttttatatgtgtgtttatatgtatgtttatatgtgtgattatgtgtgtgtttataagtgtgtttatgagtgtgtttatatgtgtttatatgtgtgtttttatgttgtttatgtGGACAGGACATGTTAAAAATTTTAACATCCATTTTAACTtaaaatggataaataaatacaaataaataaataaaatggatggatgaaaaaataAACAACCTAATGCAGTCAATTTAATTGAATCCAATTCCAATCATATAAAAAACAAGAGAAATGAGGATTAAACGTTCTTCATAGACACAAACAGACAAAAGAAGCGTCAACAACACATGACAGTGCTGCCATCTAGCGGTGGTAGCGCAGTAGTGCAGTAGTCACATGACAGTGCTGCTATCTAGCGGTGGTAATGCAGTAGACACATGACAGTGCTGCCATCCAGTGGTGGTAGTGCAGTAGTGGTCCAAGTACTGACTGAATATCAtggaaaagtgtatttttttccataattccGTTCAAAACGTTAAACTTCCATAGATTATAGATTCGGGGCCCACAACTTCAACCATTTCAAGTATTTAGTTGTTTATTTGGACATAATTTGGACCTGCAGCTCACAAAACCCACAAAAAcaagagttaaaaaaaatgagaaaactTTATAAatcaacaaaatgtgtttaatggcacttttaacttgtgcaACGTCATTTATTCAAACATTTTTTGCAAGTCTGAGTCCGAGAGGGATCATTTTTCAATGCAATAATTCTGAACTTGTGCCTTGAAAACATTTACCATGATTCAATGATTCAAACATTTACCATGATTCAATGATTCAAACATTTACCATGATTCAATCTGAGTGATTCAATGATTCAAACAGGACAATCAACACGAGAGTGAAAGTGAAACCAAGCATCCTAGCTAGTGGAAGAAGGGACAAACGTGTGATGGTGTGTGGAAGTCAGTGCCTACTGTAGTCCTCTCCCATCCGTCTGCAGGCCCCTGCATGCAGGTTTGAAACTGCAGACTTCATTACCAGGAACACCCAGCTTGGAACTGagtcccacacacacacccactctGGCAGGGACTACATGATGTCATGCAGGGTGAGGATTATCAAGAGATATCATGCAGGGTGATGATTATGAAGAGTGATGGTGACTGACCAGACTGAGGGTGATGGTGCTGTTAGACTGGAATTAGGGGCAATGCAGTGGTGTAGTTGGTGTGGTGTTGCTGCGTGGCGTTCTTCATGACGCCGCCGCTGGCCGTGGTCACATTAGCCTGCACAAGACAACATGCATTGTTTagcctccctgaccacctgagggcaccacagactgtggatgcttttaaaaaaaggcttaaaaacccttctttttaaaaaagtctttttttagatgtatgcatactagttctagctattaggctgttctagtttttatttttatttattatctttttatttatttaatattgtagtacactgtagcactttgaggttgtttgctcaatgtaaagtgctttttacaaataaaatctattattattattattattattattattattacctgtgtccgggccaagtgattagtgattctcatcatttggatgggtggccaaatacttttggcaatatagcgtacATTTAAAGAAAACTTgatcaggtgggtaaagtgtcttgcccaaggacacgacggcaacAACAAGGATGGCTgaaacggggatcgaacctggaaccttctaccaaccgagccacgtctCCCCCAAAATAAACTGTGTTTCTGTACAAgtgtcattatcactggaggacaaggaatagctaaacacccATAGCTAATCGCTAAGCTATAGCCATTGAATGTAAACAGGGTgggcggatcaatacaaatatggaCAGTCGATCATAATATAATCAATAAATCAGTAAATAGATCAATATTTTtgttatcacaaaatatttttttgtcggtTTTGCTATCGTTTACAAACTTTTAGAGCAAATCCtcgtaattgttagaaatcccaccatTTATATTAAACGTGctacactgatgagagtattcggCGGGCGCCGTTTTTGtcatactaatttcggcggtccttgaactcaccgtagtttgtttacatttgcaacgttctccgatgctgccacagaaacatgtgtttaatgccactcctccgtttgtccaccaaacgttttatactgtgcgtgaatgcacaaaggtgagttttgtcgaCGTTGGTGACTGGTTAGGAGCGCTAATCTGGCATATTtggatgactgcaagctaatcgatgctaacaggcATTGTTTACAAACTTTTAGACAATAAGAGCAAAtgctcctaattgttagaaatcccaccgtttatattaaacgtgctacactgatgagagtattcggCGGGCGCCGTTTTTGtcatactaatttcggcggtccttgaactcaccgtagtttgtttacatttgcaacgttctccgatgctgccacagaaaaacgtgtttaatgccactcctccgtttgtccaccaaacgttttatactgtgcgtgaatgcacaaaggtgagttttgtcgaCGTTGGTGACTGGTGTGGAGCGCTAATCCGGCATATTtggatgactgcaagctaatcgatgctaacaggcATTGTTTACAAACTTTTAGACAATAAGAGCAAAttctcctaattgttagaaatcccactgtttatattaaacgtgctacactgatgagagtatttggcgagcgccgttttgtccctaCAAATttaggcggtccttgaactcaccgtggtttgtacaactttctctgatgctgccacagaaagacctgTTTGACGCCCCTCCTccgtttgtccaccaaacgttttatactgtacgtgaatgcacaaaggtgagttttgctgACGTTAGTTtggatgactgcaagctaatcgatgctaacatgctacttaggctagctgtatgtacatattgcatcattatacttagtttgtaggtatatttaatttcctttacttatatttaatttatatttgcatgtcacattatctgtatgtgataTTACCCGCATTTCTGATAGCTGTTGGTTGTTTTTGTTCTGTGTTTCATTCCGTTTATGATAATATCGACAAATTACAGGCACGGTCACAACATCCTTCGAAATGTCAAGCAAAAAGTATCAGCATATCTATCGGCAATACCGGCCCTGTATCGACCGGGTATCGGATTCATATCAACATTTGCAGTATCGACGACCTTTAAGAAAGGCTTGAAAGAATGGAAATAAAAGAGAAAGGTAGACTTGTGGATTTGCTTCACACTGACATTGAGAGTACATAGATACGTCATACTCGTGTGTATTTGTGAGTACTCACAGAGCAGTGGCATATATCTTTATAGTAGGTGGCCCTGATGGCCGCTTCCACGTAGGGGTAGTGCAGGAAGCTGTAGGGCAGCACGATGTGGAAGGTGAGCAGGCCACACCTGGGAAAGAAGTCAAAAGCACCTTTTTAAAAACACGTTTTGAGTTTCCTGCATGGTACTCACGATGCACTGCAAGTATTTGTCATTCGCTGCACTGCCCTCCCATACCCATACAGTATTTGTACATATAAAATAGGgactaaaaaagtagtttttttgcaTAATACTTCATAACAAAACggcataataatacccgtatgttgaagcacggtacgtctgactatggtagccgtaatgcgccgacaatccatcaagcattacattatatataatatatacatatataattcacATATCTCCTTTATGATAAAAAACTGATAAAtaataaaggaccaaaaaaaaaagtgaatttcaTTGTGGATGCACTTTGGAGGGTGtccaaaatgcccataaaaagtggtagatgtctgctGCACGTTTGAAAACATGGCAAAATACCACAGGTAGGGGCATGATGACATGAACGTGCGGTAAATCCTCATTTAAAGAAggcggtcttagtagatcacacgcaacacggccactaatagcacacgctattttatagattgcacaagcTGTGGTACTAGGATCTTAGCAAATCATGCCTGGCGTtgttggcgtgaccccaggatgcagacacGAGAGGGAGCGTGCAGGTCAAATCATATTTTAACGATGAAAAGTAAGCAAAGGTCCAAAAATCTAAACcgacaaaaagacaaacagtattaaaaaaagaacagcagTCTTACCGGTCGTAGACGAGGAAGTCATCTTTGTCCCCGTCTAAGGCCTCCCACACGTCGCTCTGAAAGGGAGTCTGCTGGTAGACTGGAACACCAGGGGGCGCTCTTCTCTTCAGCTCCCAGTACATGGCTCTGGACAGAGGCTCCCGCTCATTGACTATCATGAAGGACACCTCCGTCAGGTTGCTGCGCTGCAGCTTCTCACGCAGGTCTCCCACTCTGAAAGACCCAGACCGAGGAATGAGCACTTCCAACCAGTTTGTCCAGCTGGGACAAGCAGACAATGTAGTCACTTGAAAATACTATTTTATTTgaacacttttttgattttttaTATAAACGGTTCCCTTATTAGTTTCACTTACGTTCTGCCAGAGTCCTCCAGAGTCCTATGTTCTatgttctgttggaacacccaactgcgcccaagacccaacctccgggctgatgattttagcttgtcctgaacaatttggaggtaatcctcctttttcattgtcccatttaaagcagcagttgcattggcagcaaaacaggcccagagcataatactaccaccaccatgcttgacggtaggatggtgttcctgggattaaaggcctcgccttttctcctccaaacatattgctgggtattgtggccaaacagctccatttttgtctcatcagaccacagaactttcctccagaaggtcttatctttgtccatgtgatgtcagatgaaacaaaaatggagctgtttggccacaatacccagcaatatgtttgaaagggtgaggcctttagtcccaggaacaccacacctaccgtcaagcatggtggtcccaaaaatcccaaatttttgacacttggaaaaaatcccggctttttgacacttaggaaaaaaatcccgactttttgacatttagaaaaaaatccggatttttttgacacttagaaaaaatccagactttttgaccaaaaaaatcccgcctttttgacacttagaagaaatcccgattttttgacacttataaaaaatccagactttttgaccaaaaaaaaattgagattttttgacacttagaaaaaatccagattttttgacacatagaaaaaaatccagattttttgacatttagaaaaaatccagactttttgacacttagaaacaatcccgactttttgacacttagaaaaaaatcccgactttttgacacttggaaaaaatccagattttttgacacttagaaaaaatccagactttttgaccaaaaaaatctcgcctttttgacacttacaaaaaatccagattttttgacacttagaaaaaatccagactttttgaccaaaaaaaaattccgattttttgacacagaaaaaaatccagattttttgacacttagaaaaaatccagactttttgacaattagaaaaaatccagactttttgaccaaaaaaaatcccaattttttgacgatTAGAAAAAGTATCGACTTTttaacacttggaaaaaatcccgactttttgacacttggaaaaaatccagactttttgaccaaaaaaaatcccaattttttgacacttagaaaaagtaTCAACTTttgaacacttagaaaaaatcccgactttttaacacttggaaaaaatcccgacattttgacacttggaaaaatttccgatttttggacacttggaaaaaatcccgactttttgacagaaaattcagactttttgaccaaaaaaaatcccaactttttgacacttagaagaaatcccgattttttgacacttataaaaaatccagactttttgaccaaaaaaaaattcagattttttgacacttagaaaaaatccagattttttgacacatagaaaaaaatccagattttttgacatttagaaaaaatccagactttttgacacttagaaacaatcccgactttttgacacttagaaaaaaatccagacttttttaaaacttagaaaaaatccctattttttgacacttggaaaaaatccagactttttgaccaaaaaaatctcgcctttttgacacttagaaaaaaatccagattttttgacactaagaaaaaatccagactttttgacgaaaaaaaaattcagattttttgacacatagaaaaaaatccagattttttgacacttggaaaaaatcccgaatttttgacagaaaattc from Entelurus aequoreus isolate RoL-2023_Sb linkage group LG14, RoL_Eaeq_v1.1, whole genome shotgun sequence carries:
- the selenop2 gene encoding selenoprotein Pb isoform X1; translated protein: MNISFWLVCHVDLGLQHPCWALLWTVSHSASLFILGEEPRTPKAFKRAQICASVWVKGQHGNDGGRTMFSHLLWAALPGLLWASHSSLPVEGENAGSRICKPAPHWNISGEAPMRGLLGRVVVVALLKASUQFCLTQASKVGDLREKLQRSNLTEVSFMIVNEREPLSRAMYWELKRRAPPGVPVYQQTPFQSDVWEALDGDKDDFLVYDRCGLLTFHIVLPYSFLHYPYVEAAIRATYYKDICHCSANVTTASGGVMKNATQQHHTNYTTALPLIPV
- the selenop2 gene encoding selenoprotein Pb isoform X2 is translated as MKKEDYLQIVQDKLKSSARRLGLGRSWVFQQNIEHRTLEDSGRTWTNWLEVLIPRSGSFRVGDLREKLQRSNLTEVSFMIVNEREPLSRAMYWELKRRAPPGVPVYQQTPFQSDVWEALDGDKDDFLVYDRCGLLTFHIVLPYSFLHYPYVEAAIRATYYKDICHCSANVTTASGGVMKNATQQHHTNYTTALPLIPV